From the Piliocolobus tephrosceles isolate RC106 chromosome 14, ASM277652v3, whole genome shotgun sequence genome, the window TTTgaaaatttgcagtgagccaagattgcaccaccgccctccagcctgggcgacagaggaagactctggaaaaaaaaaaagctagatatTTCTAAGCCTGGCCTTTGAGACATTAGACCTGGGTCCTAGTCTCAGTTTTTAACCAGCCATTTGGTGGCAAGCCACTTTGTCATACTAGATATTAGTCTCCTAAGTTGTAAAATGAAGAGGCCAGATGTATCTCCTAAGTTgcaattgaattttttaaaaactgacttaaGCAAATAATTCAAACTAACTTATCTCTTGTAATTGAAGAGTACAGAAATAGACGTTTCAGATGTGGCTTAATCCAGTGGCTTGACTCACATCACCAGGACCTAATCTTCCCCCATCTGTCTGCTGTGTCCCTCTACCTTGCTTTCAAGGCCCATGTATCACAAGATAACTGACAGCTACTCTAGGCCTACATCTTCCCAAATTCAAATCCTTTGGGTCAGGCAAAATCAATAACTATGCTGAACAAAATGCCTCTTATGTCACTTacatttgcatttattgattCTATGAGTTTCTGTTAATGTCTATcttagtttataaaatatatgaactGTTCTGAGGAATCTTAATATCTCGCTGTGCACCAGAGGCAGGCATTTGTTACACTGCTGCCATGGCTGGGACCAGTAACTAGCACTTCACCATGTGCCACCACTTCAGCTCTgcctgatggtagtttccttcaGGTACAGTGTTGTCACATGTCATTTGGCCTTTGTACACAGTCCTTCCTCTGTCCAGGATGCCCTATCCTTCCTTGTCTCTCTGTAAAATGCTTATTTGCCCAAGCATCACTTTCCCTGGGAAATCTTCTCGATCATTGCCCTTCCCTGAAGTGAAATTGACCACTCAATTGTACTTAGACCTTCCTACCTGCCTTGACTGGACTATGTATCACattatattcatttgtttacatGTCTTCTCCAAGGACTACTAACATTTTAAGGGAAAATCTAAGCCTAATTTATCTGTGTTTTCCCAAAACCAAATACAGTGTCTGAAACAGCAGTCATTCAATAAATTTGAGTGAATCAAATCAATCAATTAACCAATTAACTCTAATTCCTCCAAACTGGAACATTACTGACTCCTGTTCTGTCacctaaaatacaatttaaaataatgcatcTTTCTCTCAACTCCACTCCAACCCTTGGCAATAATGAATGGTTTTATAGTCATATTTTCATGAAGTTGAGCTGATCTTGCTTTCTACCCATTGTTAGGATAGTATTCATTTGGTtttcataaaatgagtgagaTTTACCACCATTAAATCTGAGGCACCTGAGTATTAGATAATGCACTTTCCCAAAGAAtagaaagaatcacttgaacctgggaggcggatgtggcagtgagacaagattgtgtactgcactccagtctgggcggcagagtgagattccacaaaaaaaaaaaaaaaaaaaaaaaagaatagaacagtggttactagagactggggaaggaagaaggaaggggaaaaagatggggagaggttggtcaataggtacaaagttacaattcaataggaggaataaattctagcaTTCTATTGCATAGTAGAGTGACTGTGATTAACAATAAGGTATTGATATTACGAAAGAGCCAGAAGAGaggcttttgaatgttctcatcaAACAGGAATAATAAATTCATGAAGTGATGAATACACTAAATAACTTAATTGGattattatataacataaaaatgtatcaaaacatcaaattatatcccataattatgtataattataatgtctactaaataaacaaataaaaagcaaaaaagaaagactgtTTCTCAGTACTTACACAATCATATATCTCTCAATGAATCATTTTCCTAGGAGTTCTTTCCTAGGAAAGAACTAGAATACTGAAATACTTTTAATAGAGTTTGTTGAGTGCACAATTTTGTCACTAATCTATATTCCTCAGCTATAGTGGTTAATGCgagaaaaaaattctatgtaCTTTGAGAATTTGTTAGCTAATCATAATATTCCTGCTACTCCTCCATTACCCATGGGTTTTGCTACTTCTCTAGTAAATTACCCAAGGGTTTGCCAGAGGTTATTATGCCAGAGGAGTGCCAGGCGCAAAACTTTCCTTAGGGAGCGGCAAGACAGGGGCCCAGGAATGAAATTATTGCTCTGTATGACCTACCCATTTCCCACTCATTGTTTTCACACTAAAAGTAATAATGTAAAAGGGGCATCTGAAAAAGcctagaaaagggaaagaaagctaACATGTAACGACAAGAGACTAACCACTGCCCTTATCTCGGTTATAGAGTGTGTAAATGAGTTTCTGATGGCATCTATAGCTGCCAGCAAGGACAAATCCCAGAGCATAGGTCCCTGGGGTAATTCCCATGATACGCTGTAGTCCAGGGGCCCTGATTGCCTGTACTGTTGACTGGATGTGGCTACTACTTGTTAAAGCCCATTGAATAGGTTGACCACCAGTTTACTGTCAGTCTTACTTAAGACCAAGGAAATTAGTGGAAGATACTCTCTAAGCTTGATTATGCTTCATTTGCTTGATTCACTGTTTATGActtgggaaaaacaaacaaacaaatagtaaCCTGTAGCTTCCCTGTTGCTTCTCTGGCTCCCCTCTCCTGCTAAGctttgtttcctaattaaaatcttctgccactaccatagctactgctgctgctggaacTGCCATAGCCACCTTGGTTTCGTGGTCTTGCAAAGTATTGGCCTCCACCGCCATAGGGGCCAGAGCTTCTGCCTCCAAAATTTCCTCCCTTCATGggtccaaaatttgaagactgattgttgtaattgccaaaatcattgtagcttccaccacttccaaaattgcttccatcattaccaaatccattatagccatccccactgccaccatatcCACCACCACCATGGCTGCCACCAAAGCCACCATGACCACTGAAGTTTCCTTCACGACTGAAGTTGTCATTCCCACTGAAACCACCTCCACGACCACCACCAAAGTTTCCAGAACCACTTCGACCTCTTTGGCTGGATGAAGCACTAGCCATCTCTTGCTTTGACAGGGCTTTCCTAACTTCACAGTTGTGGCCATTCACAGTATGGTATTTCTGAATGAAAGTCTTATCTACAGAGTCATGGTCGTCAAAGGTGACAAAGGCAAAGCACTTTTTCTTGCCACTGCCTCGGTTAGTCATGATTTCAATCACTTCAAGTTTTCCACactgttcaaaataatctcttaggtgatgttcttcagtgtcttctttaatgccaccaacaaatatctttttcacagtTGAGTGGGCACCTGGTCTTTGAGAATCTTCTCTTGAGATATCTCTCTTTGGTTCCACACCTCTTCCATCCACCTTGTGTGGCCTTGCATTCATGGCTGCATCCACCTCCTCCACAGtggcatatgtgacaaacccaaagTCCCTGGAACACTTGATGTTTGGCTCTCTCATTACCATACAGTCCATGAGCATTCTCCATTGCTCAAAATGGCGCCTCAGGCTCTCATCAGGTGTTTCAAAGCTCAACCCTCCAATGAAGAGCTTTCTCAGCTGTTCTGGCTCTTTAGGAGACTCTGACTTAGCCATAACAGCAGGGAGAAGAGAGACTTTAATGATGCTTCTTCCACAGTGTCCACGGGCAGAAAGGAGCTTCTGAGAATTTCTAAGACCCGATGGTAACTCTgtgctaaaattaaaattcaaatgttcttttttaaagctgcaccatctctttgctattgtatgtttattgcagcactattcacaatagcaaagagattGTGCAGTTTTAAAAAGgacattcatattttaattttagtatcaAGTTACCATCGGGTTTTAGAAATTCTCAGAAGCTAGGAAAGCAGCATTACTAAGGCAGAAAATGTAATTTGAACAAGAGTttttggctgagtgcagtggctcatgtctgtcattccagcactttggaaggctgaggcgggtggatctctggaggccaggaatttgagatgagcctgggcaacatagtgagaccccctatctacaaaacaaatttaaaaactaaccATGCATgatggtgcacctgtagtcccagctgctcaggttttagcctgggagttcaaggccgcagtgagctgtaatcatgccaatacactccagcctgggtgacagactgaggccctgtctcaaaaataaatttaaaaaaatagaatttaaaaaagcTAATGTTTACCTAGTAGATTTCAGCTCTTCATCACCCACATTGTCCTCACTCTAGAAATGTAAAGGAAACTTGCAGGTGATTCAAATGGATATAATCAGACAGAGGGAGATAATTCAATATGAGCTATTAGAGAAAGAAGGCACTAAGATTAATCAGCCTTCCAGGGGAACATTAAGGCTTAAACAAAATCAGTGATAATTCAAAGAACTTCTGTGTCCAGGGAGTACTCCTGAGGCAGAGTTTGTACCTGAAGCCAAAAGGTCACATTTATGCTCGGAACGGTACAAGCAGATGCTGAATAGAGAAAGAATATATCACAGTATGTTGTGAATCAAGTGAGTAAAGAGAATATATAGCATAGACTTGTTTCTCCCAAGACTGACtcacattttctaaaaacaatgTGTGCACCTCTTAATAGCTGACCTGGAGTGTTGTACTGCACTGAATAATTGAGGTAGGTGTAGCTCATTACTCCAAGGGATGTGGTTTCTGCAGAAAAGCAGTCTCCATGTTCCAGgccttgaaaggaaaaaaatcactgtcaGTAGAAAAGTGATGACAGAACAAAGTTATTGAACCTGCTTGGGAGCTACCTTAACAAAAAGTTTGTTTAATCACAGAAGCTTCCTTTCCCCTTCCAAGAAATTGTAACAACTCAAGTACAGTCTCAGTTACATTTCAAAGGAAGTAGGAGGTATTAATACATCTTGGTTAGAATCATATTTGCCTATCTTCATGGAAGTCTAGACAACTCTGGACAATGTAAAACTGCAATTCTCAAAGTCTAGTAGTTATTTTCTTGTCCAGTCATCAAGGGGGACCTGGAAAACTAGACCAGGCTGGCAATCTTTGCTTAGGGCATGTCAGTCCACGCCATTTCACAAATGAGCCAGGAGCTAAAGATATCCTTAAGACTGGAAAGAGGAACCTGGTGGGTGGCCTAGGTGGGAGTCTGGgctttgtaatagaaaaacaCAGAGATGGAACTTCTGGATGGGAGAAACTGCTGAGGGAGGTACTCAAACTCCAGGGAAGGATGCCAGTCCACATCAAAACTACATAATCACGAGAGAGAATCAGCCCAGGTGCCAGCTTACCACTATAAATAAAGAGTCTTGGCTTTGTTAAAGGGTAGCCCTAATTATCCTAGGGAATGTGTTACAGATACAGTGAAGAGCACAAAGAGAAATACATCAAAGGTGTGGGTAACAATAAAACCTAGCATATATATCGTAATTTAGAGTTGTTAAAGTGCTTTCCCACAAACAATTGCATTAAATCCTCATAACTCCAAGGATGGAAGAAATGCAGATGTTTTATTAACATTATTGTTATGCCCACCTTTTAAGTTTGTCATTAGGCTAGAAATGAGATGTTATATGAAAACCATTGTGTGTTTGGCCACTCAGCTCATCGTGAGTCCATCCCAGGGAGAACAGTCCAGATGCCTCCATCGTGCACACAGGAGGCAGCCCATGTTCAGATCCTCAAGACCCCAGGCTCCACACAGTGAACCCACCCACACCTGACTGCACCAAATCCTACCTCAGACCCTCAGACCCTTGTATATCTGTCTCTAATTGACTCACTCCACCTTTGGCATGTTTGTGGTCAATTAATTCCAATTAAGGTTTCCATTCCTATAATCCTCATATGCTGAAAGAAAGTCAATTCACCTCCCCTCATTCTTAACCCTGTATTGACCTTCCTCCCTTTGGCTTCTCCTCTTTTCATACCACTATGCCATCTGAAATCTTATTCCTTTACGTGAAAGAACAGAACCCATCCCCAATAAGCTCAACATTTTCTCCCCACACTATGCTGTGTATTTCATCTGACACAGAGCTAAGAGTAGGCTTAAACAAAATCAGTGATAATTCAAAGAACTTCTGTGTCCAGGGAGTACTCCTGAGGCAGAGTTTCTACCTGAAGCCAAAAGGTCACATTTATGCTCAGAACGGTACAAGCACTTTAGGACCACTACACTCCCACCTTGGTACTCATGCCATCTGACTATGCCAGTGTGTATACTTCTATGTTTGTGTCATAAGAAATACCTCCTGATCACATTCTTCAAGACACCATAGAACTCTTCTCCCCCTCAATTCCAATTTCTGTCATCATGCTAGAAAATCCCAGTGTCTTAGTGGGCAATCCACCCA encodes:
- the LOC111537209 gene encoding heterogeneous nuclear ribonucleoprotein A1-like — encoded protein: MAKSESPKEPEQLRKLFIGGLSFETPDESLRRHFEQWRMLMDCMVMREPNIKCSRDFGFVTYATVEEVDAAMNARPHKVDGRGVEPKRDISREDSQRPGAHSTVKKIFVGGIKEDTEEHHLRDYFEQCGKLEVIEIMTNRGSGKKKCFAFVTFDDHDSVDKTFIQKYHTVNGHNCEVRKALSKQEMASASSSQRGRSGSGNFGGGRGGGFSGNDNFSREGNFSGHGGFGGSHGGGGYGGSGDGYNGFGNDGSNFGSGGSYNDFGNYNNQSSNFGPMKGGNFGGRSSGPYGGGGQYFARPRNQGGYGSSSSSSSYGSGRRF